TTCATACAGTCCAAATATCCAATCATGTTCAACACTTTATTTCTGGATGCAAATTTCCCCTTTCACACACAGTTGTGTTCAACACGTACAACAACTTGGCTTGGCCGTATATGGACCAAATGCCATCAGCCTGATGTACAACACTCCACTCGGCTTCAAGTGTTCCACTTGAACGTCATCCTGTACTGCCAGGCCTCTCCAAGGCTGAAGGTCACTTTGTTCCTTGACCCTAAATGTTGTGCACCTCCTCGAGGTGTACCTCCGTAACCTCCGCCGCAGTCTCACTGGTTGCTTTTGACCCATCATCTTCCGGCACATCGTCTGAGCTGTCCGCCCATCGCCCGACTCTTCTGACTCCCTCGCCCACTACCGGGGCATTAACACAGGGGTTGTGGTCATAGATGACCAGTTTCAACCCCTGCATGTGAGAAAGGTTTGGGAAGACGCGTATTTGGTTCCGATCCACATCAATGACCGCTAAAAAGTGCATTTCCAGCAACACTGGTGGGAACGCCGCCAGTTGGTTCCCAGCAAGCCAGATACTTCGAAGCTCTTCCAGCCCTCTTAGCTCTGTTGGTAAACTCTCTATCTGGTTATAACCAAGGTGCAGGGTCTTTAGATTAGGGAGCTCACAAACCACCTGTGGGAAAACAGTGAAGCAATTAGTCTCCAGCCACAGAGTATTAAGTTCCTTGAGCTCTCTCAGTTCTCTGGGGAGGCTGTAAAGCTTGTTGTTACCCAGGTAAAGGATGCTGAGCTGGGGCAATCTGCAAACAGCTGCAGGGAGCTCTTCAAAGCAGTTAAAGTCCAGGGCTAAGAGCTGCAGCTTCTTCAGGCGCTGCAGTTCAGCCGGTAAGCTGCTGAGGTTGTTGTCACTCAGGTAGAGCTTCACTAGCTCATCGAAGACACAGGCAGCAACAGGCAGCCGA
Above is a genomic segment from Cyclopterus lumpus isolate fCycLum1 chromosome 6, fCycLum1.pri, whole genome shotgun sequence containing:
- the lrrc10 gene encoding leucine-rich repeat-containing protein 10 — its product is MGNAMRGVVAFIPSERCQRFLVGDLKEMPLDRTLDLSSRQLRRLPVAACVFDELVKLYLSDNNLSSLPAELQRLKKLQLLALDFNCFEELPAAVCRLPQLSILYLGNNKLYSLPRELRELKELNTLWLETNCFTVFPQVVCELPNLKTLHLGYNQIESLPTELRGLEELRSIWLAGNQLAAFPPVLLEMHFLAVIDVDRNQIRVFPNLSHMQGLKLVIYDHNPCVNAPVVGEGVRRVGRWADSSDDVPEDDGSKATSETAAEVTEVHLEEVHNI